One window from the genome of Alnus glutinosa chromosome 13, dhAlnGlut1.1, whole genome shotgun sequence encodes:
- the LOC133854281 gene encoding MND1-interacting protein 1 has protein sequence MGCTVREKHIRANRRIRSVKPEFDPCAHMDRASMTKSIFDSGLKSLKYHLGHLGFNDSTQNNDLDNPNNEDNGWGYCTEEQLEEILLQNLEDLYNEAVSKLVALGYDEDVALKALLRNGHCYGGMDVLTNIMHNSLAYLNSSDSSNCGNCVGSVGGDGDGDGSSGCNGNSDESEPVFTDLRQLEEYSLAGMVCLLQQVKPHLSKGDAMWCLLMSKLHVGRASSIEIPVIPSSNMGNKGLSSSPAVSSGVESSSDRGVVAPALCRFHGGWGFGNGGGSEFPVNGFFSCGTEVTLQRDIECPKRFNLSPSMKSLLKRNVAMFAAGFRANSKQLQPQSQACPSALSHGDADVVLGTEVPVEQSEESLGLKNQEVVNSVLCKFRDLKIDESWDSVAEDQKDEMIVTVLHQVKDLERQVKERKEWAHQKAMQAARKLCHDLTELKMLRMEKEETQRLKKGKQTLEESTMKRLSEMENALRKASGQVDQANSAVRRLEIENAEIRAEMEASKLSASESVTTCLEVAKREKKCQKKLLAWEKQKRKLQEEIADEKEKIKELQQHLDRIKQAQKEVELKWRQEVNAKELALAQVEEERRSKETAEASNKRKLEALRLKIEIDFQRHKDDLQRLEQELSRLKASAQSTELHHPSNMVYTADNEGAKPREETIAKLLHELYGLEDSSENEANCDRECLLCRKDDVSVVFLPCSHQVLCANCSDNYGKKGKATCPCCRVPIEQRIRVYGASS, from the exons ATGGGTTGCACTGTAAGAGAGAAACACATCCGAGCGAATCGGAGGATCCGATCAGTGAAACCAGAATTCGATCCCTGTGCACACATGGACCGAGCATCGATGACCAAATCCATATTTGATTCGGGTCTCAAATCCTTGAAATACCATCTGGGTCATCTGGGTTTCAACGATTCGACCCAGAACAATGATCTTGATAACCCTAATAACGAAGATAACGGGTGGGGTTACTGCACCGAGGAACAGTTAGAGGAAATTCTGTTGCAAAACTTGGAAGACTTGTACAATGAAGCTGTATCTAAACTTGTTGCATTGGGTTACGATGAGGATGTTGCCCTGAAAGCGCTGTTGCGAAATGGGCATTGCTACGGCGGCATGGATGTGTTGACAAACATTATGCATAACTCATTGGCTTATTTGAATAGCAGTGATAGTAGTAATTGTGGTAATTGTGTGGGTAGTGTtggtggtgatggtgatggtgatggtaGTAGTGGTTGTAATGGAAATTCGGATGAGTCTGAGCCCGTATTCACGGATTTGAGGCAGTTGGAGGAGTATTCGCTCGCGGGTATGGTGTGCTTGTTGCAACAGGTCAAGCCACATTTGAGTAAGGGTGATGCCATGTGGTGTTTGCTTATGAGTAAACTTCATGTGGGTCGGGCAAGTAGTATTGAAATCCCGGTGATTCCTTCTTCAAATATGGGAAACAAGGGTCTTAGTAGTAGTCCTGCAGTTTCTAGTGGTGTTGAGAGCAGTAGTGATCGTGGTGTTGTGGCCCCCGCACTTTGCAGGTTTCATGGTGGGTGGGGTTTTGGGAATGGGGGAGGGTCGGAGTTCCCAGTTAATGGGTTTTTCTCCTGTGGCACAGAGGTGACTTTGCAGAGAGATATTGAGTGTCCGAAGAGGTTTAATCTTTCTCCTTCGATGAAGTCGTTGTTGAAAAGGAATGTTGCAATGTTTGCTGCTGGTTTCCGGGCCAACTCAAAACAGCTGCAGCCACAGTCCCAAGCTTGCCCGAGTGCTTTGTCGCATGGGGATGCCGATGTTGTATTGGGGACTGAAGTTCCAGTCGAGCAGAGTGAGGAGTCTTTGGGTTTGAAGAACCAAGAGGTTGTAAACTCCGTTTTGTGTAAATTTCGTGATTTGAAAATTGATGAGAGTTGGGATTCTGTGGCAGAAGATCAGAAGGATGAGATGATAGTAACTGTGCTTCATCAGGTTAAGGATCTTGAGAGACAAGTGAAGGAGCGGAAGGAGTGGGCGCACCAGAAGGCAATGCAAGCTGCAAGAAAGCTTTGTCATGACCTGACTGAGCTTAAGATGTTGAGAATGGAAAAGGAGGAGACTCAAAGGTTGAAGAAAGGGAAACAGACTCTTGAGGAGTCAACCATGAAGAGACTCTCGGAGATGGAGAATGCTTTGAGAAAGGCTAGTGGTCAAGTGGACCAGGCAAATTCAGCTGTGAGGCGGCTTGAGATCGAGAATGCCGAAATCCGAGCAGAGATGGAGGCTTCCAAGTTAAGTGCATCAGAGTCGGTCACGACATGTTTGGAGGTTGCAAAGAGGGAGAAGAAGTGCCAGAAGAAGCTTTTAGCTTGGGAAAAACAGAAACGTAAGTTACAGGAGGAGATTGCAGACGAGAAAGAGAAGATAAAGGAATTGCAACAACATCTGGATCGGATCAAACAGGCTCAGAAGGAAGTTGAG CTGAAGTGGAGGCAGGAGGTGAATGCTAAAGAGCTAGCCTTGGCTCAAGTGGAGGAGGAAAGACGCTCCAAGGAAACTGCTGAGGCTAGTAACAAAAGAAAGCTCGAGGCTTTGCGCCTAAAAATAGAGATAGACTTCCAGCGGCACAAGGATGATCTTCAAAGACTTGAGCAAGAACTTTCACGTCTAAAAGCGTCTGCTCAGTCCACTGAGTTGCATCATCCATCAAATATGGTATACACAGCAGACAATGAGGGAGCCAAACCACGAGAAGAAACAATTGCTAAGCTGCTTCATGAATTATATGGTCTGGAAGATTCCTCAGAGAATGAAGCCAATTGTGATAGGGAATGCTTACTTTGTAGGAAAGATGACGTCTCTGTTGTTTTCTTGCCGTGTTCTCACCAAGTTCTGTGTGCTAATTGCAGTGATAACTATGGGAAAAAGGGTAAAGCTACTTGTCCATGCTGCAGGGTTCCAATTGAACAAAGAATCCGTGTTTATGGTGCGAGTTCATAG
- the LOC133854692 gene encoding aluminum-activated malate transporter 12-like codes for MDDRMDHGSNKTEGNWEKHLQIFSQKMKGCPGLVWQTMWKVGHDDPRRVIHSLKVGLSLTLVSLLYLMEPLFNGIGLRQNAIWAVMTVVVVLEFTAGATLCKGLNRGFGTLLAGSMAFFIEYIAKESGWVFRSIFIGAAVFLVGAVATYMRFIPYIKKNYDYGVVIFLLTFNLITVSSYRVDNVLKIAHDRFYTIAIGCGVCLLMSLLIFPNWSGEDLHHSNVSKLEGLAKSIQACVDEYFNAADLEVIRNKSSEDPIYEGYKAVLDSKSIDETLALHASWEPRHSRYCYKLPWQQYVKLGAVLRHFGYTVVALHGCLQTEIQTPPSVRALFKDPCIRLAGEVSKVLLELGDSIRKRCHCSPEILSDHLHEALKDLNKAINSQPRLFLGSNNNQATNMLAIAAAHAQKHQKESHGVSLSSVKTDSSALLEWKARRATAEQQSSKERERKVLRPQLSKIAITTSLEFSEALPFAAFASLLVELVAKLDHVIEEVEELGRIACFKEYDKHGEQIAVTCERPPQMNVAQNNLPSHAAD; via the exons ATGGACGACAGAATGGATCATGGTTCCAACAAAACGGAGGGGAACTGGGAGAAACATCTCCAAATCTTTTCCCAGAAAATGAAAGGATGTCCTGGTTTGGTGTGGCAAACGATGTGGAAGGTTGGACATGACGACCCGAGAAGGGTGATCCACTCTTTGAAAGTTGGCCTGTCTCTGACGCTGGTTTCCTTGTTATATCTCATGGAACCATTGTTCAATGGGATCGGACTCCGACAGAATGCCATTTGGGCTGTCATGACTGTGGTTGTTGTGCTAGAGTTTACAGCAG GGGCAACTTTATGCAAGGGACTGAACAGAGGATTTGGGACACTACTGGCGGGATCAATGGCTTTCTTCATCGAGTACATTGCAAAAGAATCTGGCTGGGTCTTCCGATCAATTTTCATTGGAGCTGCAGTTTTTCTTGTTG GAGCTGTAGCTACATACATGAGGTTCATTCCCTACATAAAGAAGAACTATGACTATGGTGTTGTGATATTTCTCTTGACGTTTAATCTGATAACTGTGTCGAGCTACCGTGTTGACAATGTCTTGAAGATCGCACATGACCGCTTCTACACCATTGCCATTGGCTGTGGTGTGTGCCTGCTGATGAGTTTGTTGATATTTCCAAATTGGTCGGGGGAAGACCTCCATCATTCCAATGTTTCCAAGCTTGAAGGTCTAGCAAAATCTATACAAG CTTGTGTCGATGAATACTTTAATGCTGCTGACTTAGAAGTAATCAGAAACAAATCTTCAGAAGATCCCATTTACGAAGGTTATAAGGCTGTTTTGGACTCGAAATCCATTGATGAGACTCTG GCTTTACATGCAAGTTGGGAGCCAAGGCACTCAAGATACTGTTACAAGTTGCCATGGCAGCAATATGTGAAACTGGGAGCTGTTCTTCGCCATTTTGGCTACACTGTTGTAGCTCTACATGGATGTTTGCAGACTGAAATTCAG ACTCCTCCATCTGTGCGAGCCCTATTCAAAGACCCTTGCATCAGACTCGCCGGGGAAGTATCAAAAGTACTCCTCGAACTTGGCGACAGCATAAGAAAACGCTGCCACTGCTCTCCGGAGATACTCTCCGATCATCTCCACGAAGCCTTAAAAGACCTGAACAAAGCCATAAATTCCCAGCCAAGGCTCTTCCTCGGCTCCAACAATAACCAAGCCACCAACATGCTCGCCATAGCCGCCGCACACGCCCAGAAGCACCAAAAAGAGTCTCATGGGGTCTCCTTGTCGAGCGTGAAAACCGACAGCTCTGCCCTGCTCGAATGGAAAGCCAGAAGGGCTACTGCTGAGCAGCAGTCCTCAAAGGAGCGCGAGCGGAAGGTGTTGAGGCCACAGCTGAGCAAGATCGCAATCACCACTAGCCTTGAGTTCTCGGAGGCGCTTCCTTTTGCTGCTTTTGCTTCTTTGCTTGTAGAGTTGGTGGCAAAACTGGATCATGTTATCGAGGAAGTCGAGGAATTGGGGAGGATAGCATGCTTCAAAGAGTACGACAAACATGGTGAACAGATTGCTGTGACTTGTGAGAGACCACCACAAATGAATGTTGCTCAAAACAATTTGCCATCCCATGCAGCAGATTAA